From the Bacteroidia bacterium genome, one window contains:
- a CDS encoding glycosyltransferase family 4 protein, which yields MSLDYIVIMGLPPLHILYICQYFPPEMGAPAARAYEFSTRWVKAGHRVTVICGIPNHPTGVVQPGYRRQWRKKEIIDGVEVHRMWVYVTPNSGTLKRSLNYLSFGVTAVLGALRLRHVDVCIASTPQFFAGLAGTVLRTLKRLPLLLEVRDLWPDSIEAVQVHKGGVVISLLRRVERFMYRSADRIVVVSPAFRAHIEGTNIPPESIRVVPNGVNTALFAPAQRGDRRVLHDLDGRFIVAYIGTHGLAHALETAVDAATLLQDQSDIHFLFAGEGARKAALKEYAGDAQNITFLDQLPRSEIAVLLGEIDVALVLLRDTPLFATVIPSKMFEIMGTGVPMILGVRGQACDILHEAGAGIAIEPENARQLADAVLRLRDDPAFAAQCGKNAFLHVRKQYDLDQLARNYLDIIASMP from the coding sequence GTGTCCCTTGACTATATTGTGATCATGGGTTTACCACCGTTGCATATCCTCTACATCTGCCAGTATTTCCCTCCCGAAATGGGGGCTCCCGCCGCGCGGGCGTATGAGTTCAGCACGCGCTGGGTCAAGGCCGGGCACCGCGTGACGGTAATCTGCGGGATACCCAATCATCCCACAGGCGTTGTGCAGCCGGGGTACCGTCGGCAGTGGCGGAAAAAAGAAATCATCGACGGGGTGGAAGTGCATCGCATGTGGGTGTATGTCACCCCGAACAGCGGTACACTCAAACGCAGTCTCAACTATCTGTCCTTCGGTGTGACGGCCGTTCTCGGCGCTTTGCGTCTGCGCCATGTGGATGTCTGCATCGCCAGCACACCGCAATTCTTCGCCGGCCTCGCGGGCACCGTCCTGCGCACGCTCAAGCGCCTTCCGCTGCTGCTCGAGGTGCGCGACCTCTGGCCGGACTCCATCGAGGCGGTGCAGGTGCACAAGGGGGGAGTGGTGATTTCCCTTCTGCGGCGCGTCGAGCGCTTCATGTATCGCAGCGCGGACCGCATCGTCGTGGTGAGCCCCGCATTTCGCGCACACATCGAGGGGACGAATATTCCGCCGGAGAGCATCCGTGTCGTGCCGAATGGCGTGAATACCGCCCTCTTCGCGCCGGCGCAGCGCGGGGATCGTCGGGTGCTTCACGATCTCGACGGACGTTTCATCGTCGCCTACATCGGGACGCACGGACTTGCCCATGCGCTGGAAACCGCGGTCGATGCCGCCACACTGCTGCAGGATCAATCGGATATTCATTTCCTCTTCGCCGGTGAAGGCGCGCGAAAAGCGGCGCTCAAGGAGTACGCCGGCGACGCACAGAATATCACGTTTCTCGACCAGTTGCCGCGCAGCGAGATCGCCGTACTACTCGGTGAGATCGATGTCGCTCTGGTGTTGCTCCGCGATACTCCGCTTTTCGCCACCGTCATCCCTTCGAAGATGTTCGAAATCATGGGCACGGGGGTGCCGATGATTCTCGGCGTTCGCGGACAGGCGTGCGATATCCTTCACGAGGCGGGAGCGGGAATCGCGATTGAACCGGAAAATGCGCGCCAGCTCGCCGACGCGGTACTCCGTCTGCGCGACGATCCCGCCTTCGCCGCACAGTGCGGAAAAAATGCCTTTCTCCATGTACGCAAACAGTACGATCTTGATCAATTAGCGCGAAACTATCTCGACATTATCGCCTCGATGCCATGA